Proteins from one Alkalidesulfovibrio alkalitolerans DSM 16529 genomic window:
- a CDS encoding class I SAM-dependent rRNA methyltransferase gives MTQNEDRIAAKVVTLKKGEERRIKTGHLWVFSNEIDTRKSPLRDFAPGEPVRVEDSRGQFTANGFINPASLISVRVVSRRPTEFLGRKLLFDRLKTALELRERLFSAPYYRLCFAEADFLPGLVVDRYGDVLVVQITTAGMERERLAVVETLCELLDPGAILFKNDASGRSYEGLPEYVEPAFGTPPDVVEVEENGLRFTAPLAAGQKTGWFFDQRLNRARFAARAKGARVLDLFSYVGSFGVNAARAGAEEVLCVDASSLALEHARANAAGNGVEKRLSTAEGDVFEALDALKAEGRRFDLICLDPPAFIKHRKDAAKGEQAYVKANREAMKLLDDGGMLLTCSCSQHMDAESLKRAVLRAANMRRASVQIVEQLHQGPDHPVHPAMPETNYLKAFLCRLLR, from the coding sequence ATGACACAAAACGAAGACCGCATCGCGGCAAAAGTAGTGACCCTCAAGAAGGGCGAGGAACGGCGCATCAAGACAGGCCATCTGTGGGTCTTCTCCAACGAGATCGACACGAGGAAGTCCCCCCTGCGCGACTTTGCGCCCGGCGAGCCGGTGCGCGTCGAGGACAGCCGGGGCCAATTCACGGCCAACGGCTTCATCAACCCTGCATCGCTGATCAGCGTGCGCGTCGTCAGCCGCAGGCCCACGGAATTCCTGGGCCGAAAGCTTCTCTTCGACCGTCTGAAGACGGCCCTGGAACTGCGCGAGCGGCTCTTTTCCGCGCCATACTATCGGTTGTGTTTCGCGGAAGCTGATTTCCTGCCCGGATTGGTCGTGGACCGTTACGGCGACGTGCTGGTCGTCCAGATCACAACGGCGGGCATGGAGCGCGAGCGGCTGGCCGTGGTCGAGACGCTCTGTGAACTGCTCGATCCAGGGGCCATTCTTTTCAAGAACGACGCCTCTGGCCGCTCCTACGAGGGGCTGCCCGAATACGTGGAGCCCGCCTTCGGCACCCCGCCGGACGTGGTCGAGGTCGAGGAGAACGGGCTTCGCTTCACCGCGCCCCTGGCCGCGGGTCAGAAGACCGGCTGGTTCTTCGACCAGCGCTTGAACCGGGCGCGCTTCGCGGCCAGGGCCAAGGGCGCGCGGGTGCTGGACCTCTTCTCCTACGTCGGCTCGTTCGGCGTGAACGCGGCCAGGGCCGGGGCTGAAGAGGTTCTGTGCGTGGACGCGTCGAGCCTTGCGCTCGAACACGCGCGCGCCAACGCGGCCGGAAACGGCGTGGAAAAGCGCCTGAGCACGGCCGAGGGCGATGTCTTCGAGGCGCTCGACGCGCTCAAGGCCGAAGGCCGTCGCTTCGACCTCATCTGTCTGGACCCGCCCGCCTTCATCAAGCACAGGAAGGACGCGGCCAAGGGCGAGCAGGCCTACGTCAAGGCCAACCGCGAGGCCATGAAACTGCTGGACGACGGCGGCATGCTGCTGACCTGTTCGTGCTCGCAGCATATGGATGCGGAGTCGCTCAAGCGCGCCGTGCTGCGCGCGGCCAACATGCGGCGGGCCTCGGTGCAGATCGTCGAGCAACTGCACCAAGGACCGGACCACCCGGTACACCCGGCCATGCCCGAGACCAACTACCTGAAGGCCTTCCTGTGCAGGCTGCTCCGCTGA
- a CDS encoding RNA methyltransferase, with protein MRDGGGIELFGLSVVLVRPRFPENVGSVARACLNMGASDIRLVAPENWDVEKAAVLATQHARHLLEGATIHADLAGALLGVQEAFATTARLGGWRKALLSPDKAAGMVARRIAKGGTAALVLGPEDQGLGNDDLALCTRLVTIPTASAGRSLNLSQAALLLLWECLKARRAIAAGLVERETDAQVGAAPGQGIGVPERELLMARVKKALLALDVLHGDNPDYFLMPFRRFLARTDISRREFDMLMGLCRQVEWLAEKAGRAD; from the coding sequence ATGAGAGACGGAGGCGGGATCGAGCTTTTCGGCCTGTCCGTGGTCCTGGTGCGGCCCAGGTTTCCCGAGAACGTGGGCTCCGTGGCCAGGGCCTGCCTGAACATGGGCGCTTCGGACATCCGCCTTGTGGCGCCCGAGAACTGGGATGTGGAGAAGGCCGCCGTGCTGGCTACGCAGCACGCGCGCCATCTGCTCGAAGGAGCGACCATCCACGCCGATCTCGCGGGCGCGCTCTTGGGCGTGCAGGAAGCCTTTGCCACCACGGCCCGCCTGGGCGGCTGGCGAAAGGCGCTGCTTTCGCCGGACAAGGCCGCCGGGATGGTCGCGCGGCGCATCGCAAAGGGCGGCACGGCCGCGCTGGTGCTCGGCCCCGAGGACCAGGGCCTTGGCAACGACGACCTGGCCTTGTGCACGCGGCTTGTGACCATTCCCACGGCCAGCGCGGGCCGTTCGCTGAACCTGTCCCAGGCCGCACTGCTGCTGCTCTGGGAATGCCTGAAGGCGCGGCGCGCGATTGCGGCCGGGCTGGTGGAGCGGGAGACGGACGCGCAGGTCGGGGCCGCGCCGGGGCAGGGCATCGGCGTGCCCGAGCGCGAACTGCTCATGGCGCGCGTCAAGAAGGCCCTGCTCGCCCTGGACGTGCTGCATGGCGACAACCCGGACTACTTCCTGATGCCGTTTCGCCGTTTCCTGGCCCGCACGGACATCTCCCGCCGCGAGTTCGACATGCTCATGGGATTGTGCCGCCAGGTCGAGTGGCTGGCCGAAAAGGCCGGGCGCGCGGATTAG
- a CDS encoding deoxyribodipyrimidine photo-lyase gives MNERRLHALNAGEPGQGPVLYWMHREHRARDNWGLLHAQGLALRAGRPLAVVYGLADAFLGATMRQFGFLLDGLRLVEAELSALNIPFFLLRGDPPEEIARFAGHHGAHTVVTDFDSLRLKRQWLARAAKALACPLVEADSRNICPCRAVSDKREYMARTIRPKIMRLLPEFLEPFPALAPHPVPWPGHGPANYFVAARAALAVDRSVAEVDWARPGTDAGMGMLRAFMAERLARYHERNDPNAGAVSLLSPWLHFGMISAQRVALEALRATAPAEARDSFVEELVVRRELADNFCLHAPDYDSISCFPDWAVRSLDKHRGDERPWLYGLDDLEGAATHDPLWNAAQRQMVRRGHMHGWLRMYWAKKILEWSATPEEALRAAILLNDRYQLDGREANGYAGIAWALGGVHDRPWAERPVFGSVRYMNFAGARRKFDVAAFVSAFGDARDRELLTAMR, from the coding sequence GTGAACGAGCGCCGCCTTCACGCTCTGAACGCTGGCGAGCCAGGCCAGGGGCCCGTGCTCTACTGGATGCACCGCGAGCACCGCGCGCGCGACAACTGGGGACTGCTGCATGCCCAGGGATTGGCGCTTCGCGCCGGGCGGCCCCTGGCCGTGGTCTACGGACTGGCGGACGCCTTTCTGGGCGCGACCATGCGTCAGTTCGGCTTCCTGCTCGACGGCCTGCGCCTGGTCGAAGCCGAACTCTCGGCCCTGAACATCCCTTTTTTCCTGCTGCGCGGCGACCCGCCCGAGGAGATCGCGCGTTTCGCCGGACACCACGGCGCGCACACCGTGGTCACGGATTTCGATTCGCTGCGCCTGAAGCGGCAATGGCTCGCGCGCGCCGCCAAGGCCCTCGCCTGCCCGCTCGTGGAGGCGGACTCGCGCAACATCTGCCCCTGCCGCGCGGTCTCGGACAAGCGCGAGTACATGGCCCGCACCATCCGACCCAAGATCATGCGCCTTCTGCCCGAGTTCCTAGAGCCGTTCCCCGCGCTCGCACCGCATCCCGTGCCATGGCCGGGGCATGGCCCGGCGAACTATTTCGTGGCCGCGCGCGCGGCCCTGGCCGTGGACCGTTCTGTGGCCGAGGTGGACTGGGCCAGGCCCGGCACGGACGCGGGAATGGGGATGCTGCGCGCCTTCATGGCCGAGCGCCTGGCGCGCTATCACGAGCGCAACGACCCAAACGCGGGCGCGGTCTCGCTGCTCTCGCCGTGGCTGCATTTCGGCATGATCTCGGCCCAGCGCGTGGCGCTCGAAGCCTTGCGGGCCACGGCCCCGGCCGAGGCCAGGGACTCCTTCGTGGAGGAGCTCGTGGTCAGGCGCGAGCTTGCCGACAACTTCTGCCTGCACGCGCCCGATTACGACTCGATCTCCTGCTTCCCGGACTGGGCCGTGCGCAGCCTGGACAAGCACCGGGGCGACGAGCGGCCCTGGCTCTACGGCCTCGACGACCTGGAGGGCGCGGCCACGCACGATCCATTGTGGAACGCGGCCCAGCGCCAGATGGTCCGGCGCGGCCACATGCACGGCTGGCTGCGCATGTACTGGGCCAAAAAGATTCTGGAATGGTCAGCCACGCCCGAGGAGGCGCTGCGCGCGGCGATCCTCCTCAACGACCGCTACCAACTCGACGGCCGCGAGGCCAACGGCTACGCGGGCATCGCCTGGGCTTTGGGCGGGGTGCACGACCGCCCTTGGGCAGAGCGGCCGGTGTTCGGGTCGGTGCGTTACATGAATTTCGCGGGCGCGCGGCGAAAGTTCGACGTGGCCGCGTTCGTGTCAGCCTTCGGCGACGCGCGCGACCGGGAATTGCTTACGGCCATGCGCTGA
- a CDS encoding GNAT family N-acetyltransferase — MRIREAELCDAAALLVLERTVEDGTPHLLDEAAELGLDVPAMTRRLGQFLSRPNWTVLVAEDEAGLQGYLFAVGGHLRGIAHAARINGLGVAEAARRKGVGLGLLRRLDAWAEGSGVRRLELKFMAPNAAARALYTRAGYLEEGVQRGAYLVDGRLVDAVLMGKLVSGPDEEGA, encoded by the coding sequence GTGCGCATCCGCGAGGCGGAATTGTGCGACGCGGCCGCGCTGCTCGTGCTCGAACGGACAGTGGAGGACGGCACGCCCCATCTGCTGGACGAGGCGGCCGAACTCGGCCTGGACGTGCCCGCCATGACGCGCAGGCTCGGGCAGTTCCTTTCCCGGCCCAACTGGACCGTGCTCGTGGCCGAGGACGAGGCCGGGCTCCAGGGTTATCTCTTCGCCGTTGGCGGGCATCTGCGCGGCATCGCGCACGCGGCGCGCATAAACGGCCTGGGCGTGGCCGAGGCCGCGCGCCGAAAGGGTGTGGGGCTTGGACTCTTGCGCCGCCTGGACGCCTGGGCGGAAGGCTCGGGCGTGCGCCGCCTGGAGCTGAAGTTCATGGCCCCCAACGCGGCCGCCCGCGCCCTCTACACCCGCGCGGGCTACCTGGAGGAAGGCGTGCAGCGCGGGGCCTATCTGGTGGACGGGCGGCTCGTGGACGCCGTGCTCATGGGCAAGCTCGTGAGCGGCCCGGACGAGGAAGGGGCGTGA
- a CDS encoding methyltransferase: protein MKPIGPDEHGKANTPRTFPTPDTPEAIMALAGGFQRSRTLLTAFKLGVFGELDREPRASDEVARRLGCDARAMDRLLRALVTLGLLTLEQGRFACTSASARFLSRQSPDCLTSLDHTENLYHAWGTLTGAVRAGTAQKTGLGSESFDYEAFIEAMDRRARGDADALAEAIGLVGVTHVLDVGGGSGAYSMAMARAEPSLTAVVLDLPEVTPLTMRYVDKAGFTGRVVTRAGDYHTDELANPDGPGFDLVLLSAIVHINSSEENVSLLRRCHAALAPGGRVAMVDFVMDEERLRPPFGALFALNMLVNTARGDTYTASEIADWLARAGFTPLPPKAFGPTTSLILGRKD from the coding sequence ATGAAGCCCATCGGACCGGACGAACACGGCAAGGCCAACACGCCCCGGACTTTTCCGACGCCCGACACCCCCGAGGCCATCATGGCCCTGGCAGGCGGCTTTCAGAGAAGCCGCACCCTGCTTACGGCCTTCAAACTGGGCGTTTTCGGTGAACTCGACCGCGAGCCGCGCGCCTCGGACGAAGTGGCGAGGCGGCTTGGCTGCGATGCGCGGGCCATGGACCGGCTCCTGCGCGCCCTGGTCACGCTTGGGCTGTTGACCCTTGAGCAGGGCCGCTTCGCCTGTACCAGCGCCTCGGCGCGCTTTTTGTCGCGCCAAAGCCCCGACTGCCTGACCTCCCTGGACCACACCGAGAATCTGTATCACGCCTGGGGCACGCTGACCGGAGCCGTGCGCGCGGGCACGGCCCAAAAGACCGGCCTGGGTAGCGAGAGCTTCGATTACGAGGCCTTCATCGAAGCCATGGACCGCCGCGCCAGGGGCGACGCCGACGCCCTGGCCGAGGCCATTGGCCTTGTGGGCGTGACGCACGTGCTCGACGTGGGCGGCGGCTCCGGGGCCTACAGCATGGCCATGGCCAGGGCCGAGCCAAGCCTTACGGCCGTGGTTCTCGATCTGCCCGAAGTCACGCCGCTGACCATGCGCTACGTGGACAAGGCCGGGTTCACGGGGCGCGTGGTGACGCGCGCGGGCGACTATCATACGGACGAACTGGCCAATCCGGACGGCCCCGGCTTCGATCTGGTGCTGCTCTCGGCCATCGTCCACATCAATTCGTCCGAGGAGAACGTGTCGCTGCTGCGGCGCTGCCACGCGGCGCTTGCGCCCGGCGGGCGGGTGGCGATGGTGGACTTCGTCATGGACGAGGAGCGGCTGCGGCCGCCGTTCGGCGCGCTCTTCGCCCTGAACATGCTGGTCAACACCGCGCGCGGCGACACCTACACCGCCTCGGAAATCGCGGACTGGCTCGCCCGGGCGGGGTTCACGCCCCTGCCGCCCAAGGCGTTCGGGCCGACCACGAGCCTGATTTTGGGCAGGAAGGACTGA